From the genome of Mastacembelus armatus chromosome 5, fMasArm1.2, whole genome shotgun sequence:
CACAGGCATGAGTAACAGTGGGACCAAAGAGCCGTCTCCCCAACCGAGCACTGCCCAGTCACCTCCTGAGCCTCAGCGCAGGGGCAGGGGGCGGCCACggaaacagcagcaggtagGACTGCGTTCTTTATATATGATAAATTTAAACAGCTCTGTCCTTGGCCTTTAATCATTAAGAATataattgaaataataaaaagtaattttGACAAGCAAAAGGGGTCTGGATCTCCTGGCTGTAGAACACATTTCATGCTCATTCCCTGGTTAGCTATGGCTCCACATCTAATCTGTCTCTGCAGGAGCCTGTTGGACCACCAACTCCAAAACGACCGAGAGGACGACCAAAaggcagcaaaaataaaggccCTAGAACTGCACTGAAGGTTGAAACTGATTATACTAAATGTTTACTTGAACTTTCATTTTGGAGTTGTAACAGTAATATATACCTGTATTACTAGATGCTACATTGCCAAGTAGGCCTACAACTTTTTAGGGTTATATAGGTTATACAATCCTGAGTTAATTTGTCCTGGAATTTAAAGATCAGGCAGTTGTCTTTATGAGGGCAAATGTCAGATGAAAACAGAGACAAGTCAAGATGTTATTAAGTCGGTATTTCTGCAGCAGCCTGTGGGTCAGTGCTCAGAAATGGGCTGGTCAGTGCAGAGGTGGCTGTTATGATTCAGAGGAATGAAAGATTGtattacacagaaaaacaaaatctgtgagTACTGACACAAATGTCTAGTGTGTGCTgcacagtggtggaaagtatGAAATTATCCAAAACCACAATGTACAAGACTTGTGTATTGTGGTTTTGCTACTGCAGTGGTAATGCTAATTGCAGTTCAtggttggttttgtttggttgtgatttttttttctataagcTAAACTTTGCTAAGAACTATTAACTAGCTTTTTGTGGGCCATTGTTTTGCTTGATAATTATTTGAAGTCGATTACTGTACACTCAGATGCATCATTTTTAGCAGCATCCCTGTTTGCATCTGTAATTTGCAATTTGCATCAGGAGGAAAAATTGTAGTGACCTTGCTGGTAGTTTCCCATTCAAATCAGAATATTTCCAGTAACTTGCACTTGTAAGGTGCTGAGGATTTataaatttactgtttttttataAAGATGTGAAAAATTACATTCTGTCATTATTTCATTTGTGGGAAGACACATACAGGAGGCTCAcaagatatttttttcaacattaatAACCCTTgggaaacatccatccatccatcatctacgCTTATCCAAGTACATCCGGGGTAGTGAGGgaactggagccaatcccagctggcaTTGGGCAAGAGGCTGGAAATGGGctgaacagatcaccagtctcACAGGGTTAACATGtaacaacagacaaacacacagacccacatGCACACGTATGAGCAATTACCAGTTAGTAATCccaatctgcatgtctttgaacCGCAGGAGGAAGCTGGACTACCTGGAAAACAATAATTGTCCAGTACCTGAACCTGCTACACTTGTTATGGCAAAGCAACATATTTCATCAATGAATCTCACATTAGCCGTGTCATCTTTGTAAAAGTGTTCCCAAATAACTTTTTTGCTATATTGCCTACAGTATATAGAACATAATGTCTTTACAATGCTGTAGgtccagaaagaaaaatgttccaCATTGACAAGCAGAAGCTTTAgcaatttaaaaatgtctgctACCAACGTCTCAAAAACTACAGTCCTCAACTGAAAAGTGTGATTGGTATGACATGACTGTTACAGTATGAACTCTATAAACCATTCATCTGCTCTTTTTCAGAAAGTAGAGCCCGTTGGGGAGAGACGGCCACGTGGGCGACCGAGAAAATGGGTATGGACCAATCACTGACACTTACAGTCATGATGGACTTAATTGTGAATGTATGTCCAAAGCCTCCAAGGTGTCTGCACATGATGGAGCTGTACAGTCCTTAAGGGCACCTCTGCCTTCATATTGCATTAATTTTGTTACTTCTTTTTCCACAGCCCCAGAAAGTGGTTCAAGAAGTAACTGAAGAGCAGCAGGTACGGAAAATGAAATCTTTAAAAGGCAGAAGGGtggttcagttttgttttgatataaCACTTCAAGCCACAGGTTTccttaacagaaaaataacggtgttttgattttaaattgatattttaaattattgaaTAAAAGTCTGTGTTTAAGATAAGccttttttatgtttagttCCATTAAATATATCACAATATTAAACTTTCAAAGACAATTTCCCTATTAAAGAAAAATTTATAACAAATAGGTCATAGTCTAACCAACTGAGCGGTTGTTGAATCTCAAAGCGTGAAATCTAAAAGTTACGAAACGTGTGCTCCTTTCAACATTCAAATATTCATAGGCTGCAGATTTGCCTAACCATTtttatccttttgttttttctttattatgcGAATTCGCTAGTATTACATCCAACTGAAGTCACTTTGAGAATGTGAGACTGTGGAGGAATGCAAGCTCTGCTTCAGTTGAAGAGAAATCTCATTTTGTGTCACACTTTTTTACCCTTTGACTAACATCAGTTATATTTATGTCATGCACTCTGTGAACAGTTGATCTTGTTTGATCTCAGAGCTTCTGTTCAGCATTGGCATTTAGTCTTTTAATCGAAATTAGAGAAAGGCAGACATGAAACAGGAGAAGAGAGGGTGATACAACAGAAGTCCTTGTCTTACCTGCTAACCTACCAAGTCATTGTATTAGAATGCACCTATTACATATACAGATATACTATCCAG
Proteins encoded in this window:
- the si:ch211-161c3.6 gene encoding high mobility group protein HMGI-C — translated: MSNSGTKEPSPQPSTAQSPPEPQRRGRGRPRKQQQEPVGPPTPKRPRGRPKGSKNKGPRTALKKVEPVGERRPRGRPRKWPQKVVQEVTEEQQGPSEEAGEGPSQLEPSSSQVPAQEKGE